A section of the bacterium SCSIO 12696 genome encodes:
- a CDS encoding phosphoglycerate dehydrogenase, with the protein MYKVRTYNQISAKGLDRFPRDNYEIASEFTAPDAFMLRSQKLHDMDVPESVLAAARCGAGVNNIPVDRFSEQGIVVFNTPGANANAVKELVIAGMLLASRDIVGGMNYSQSLTHLDDAGVMSKEVEAAKKNYAGSEISGKTLGVVGLGAIGSIIANTALELGMNVVGFDPAISIEAAWSLSSRVERMENLQALLSRCDFITLHVPAIEATHHLINPEMLRCCKPNAVLLNFAREQIVDEEAVIEALDNGQLGKYVADFPSPNVLGRDDILLLPHLGASTAEAEENCAVMAAEQLMDFLENGNILNSVNFPKTRMGRNGGYRITFCNSNVSGVLGQVLSILADNELNVIDMVNKSRGDIAYSIIDVEQQPSEAVIAAIGGIDSVVRVRAL; encoded by the coding sequence ATGTATAAAGTTCGTACTTACAACCAGATTTCTGCCAAAGGCCTGGATCGATTCCCTCGCGACAACTACGAGATTGCCAGCGAGTTTACGGCACCGGATGCGTTTATGCTGCGCAGCCAAAAGCTCCATGACATGGACGTGCCCGAAAGTGTTCTGGCCGCAGCTCGCTGTGGTGCTGGCGTGAACAATATCCCTGTGGACCGCTTCAGCGAGCAGGGCATCGTGGTTTTTAACACACCTGGTGCCAACGCCAACGCAGTAAAAGAGCTGGTGATTGCCGGTATGTTGCTGGCGTCTCGCGATATTGTCGGTGGCATGAACTACAGCCAAAGCCTGACTCATCTGGACGATGCGGGTGTGATGTCAAAAGAGGTTGAGGCTGCCAAAAAGAACTACGCAGGCAGTGAGATTTCCGGCAAGACCCTCGGCGTTGTCGGCCTTGGTGCCATCGGCTCTATTATTGCCAATACTGCCCTTGAGCTGGGCATGAACGTGGTGGGCTTCGACCCGGCTATTTCCATTGAGGCGGCCTGGAGCCTGTCCAGCCGCGTTGAGCGTATGGAAAATCTACAGGCACTGCTGTCTCGCTGTGATTTCATCACTCTGCACGTGCCCGCCATTGAAGCCACTCATCACCTGATTAACCCGGAAATGCTGCGTTGCTGCAAGCCCAATGCGGTATTGCTGAACTTTGCCCGCGAGCAAATTGTGGATGAAGAAGCGGTGATTGAAGCCCTGGATAACGGCCAACTGGGCAAGTATGTTGCGGACTTCCCGTCTCCCAATGTACTGGGCAGAGACGATATTCTGCTGTTGCCCCACTTGGGAGCCAGCACTGCCGAAGCGGAAGAAAACTGCGCGGTGATGGCCGCTGAGCAGCTGATGGACTTCCTCGAAAACGGCAACATCCTCAACTCGGTAAACTTCCCGAAAACCCGCATGGGTCGCAACGGTGGCTACCGCATTACGTTCTGCAACAGCAACGTATCCGGTGTATTGGGTCAGGTGCTGTCTATCCTTGCAGACAACGAGTTAAATGTGATCGATATGGTCAACAAAAGCCGTGGCGATATTGCTTACAGCATTATTGATGTTGAGCAGCAGCCCAGCGAGGCGGTGATTGCTGCCATCGGCGGCATTGACTCTGTGGTTCGGGTAAGGGCGCTGTAA
- a CDS encoding phosphoserine transaminase → MKPSLKPANPNLSSGPCSKRPGYDVASLDVRTLGRSHRSSLGKAVLEQACTDTAELLGLPEGYRVGIVPASDTGAVEMALWSLLGPRPVDVVAWESFGLGWLTDITKQLKLPEVNALTADYGELPDLSQVNSDHDVVFTWNGTTSGVKVPDGDWIADDRAGLTICDATSAVFAQSLPWQKLDVVTFSWQKVLGGEGAHGMLILSPRAVERLESYVPEWPLPKIFRLTKNGKLIEGVFKGATINTPSMLAVADYLDALNWVKSLGGTDAAIARSEANLAVVEQFVAEHDWIDFLAADKAIRSNTSVCLKLDLDADKVKALVKLLDSEQVAYDIGSYRDAPAGLRLWCGATVEADDLKALMPWLEWAYQQVQ, encoded by the coding sequence ATGAAACCCAGCCTGAAACCGGCCAACCCCAATCTGTCATCCGGCCCCTGCAGCAAACGCCCCGGCTATGACGTGGCTTCTCTCGATGTGCGCACCTTGGGTCGCTCCCACCGCTCCAGTCTGGGCAAGGCGGTGCTGGAACAAGCTTGCACTGATACTGCTGAGTTGCTGGGCCTGCCGGAGGGCTACCGAGTGGGTATTGTTCCTGCGTCCGATACCGGTGCAGTGGAAATGGCCTTGTGGTCATTGTTGGGGCCGCGCCCGGTGGATGTGGTGGCCTGGGAATCTTTTGGTTTGGGCTGGCTGACGGACATTACCAAGCAGTTAAAGCTGCCCGAAGTGAATGCTCTGACCGCCGACTACGGTGAGCTGCCGGACTTGAGTCAGGTGAACTCCGACCACGATGTGGTGTTTACCTGGAACGGCACCACTTCCGGTGTGAAAGTGCCCGATGGCGACTGGATTGCCGATGATCGCGCCGGTTTGACCATTTGTGATGCCACTTCTGCGGTATTTGCTCAGTCACTGCCTTGGCAAAAACTGGATGTGGTGACCTTCAGCTGGCAAAAAGTGCTGGGTGGCGAAGGCGCCCATGGCATGTTGATTCTCAGCCCTCGCGCAGTAGAGCGCCTGGAAAGCTACGTGCCAGAGTGGCCACTGCCCAAAATCTTTCGTCTTACCAAGAACGGCAAGTTGATTGAAGGGGTTTTTAAAGGTGCGACCATTAACACGCCTTCCATGCTGGCGGTAGCGGATTACCTGGATGCCCTCAATTGGGTGAAGTCTCTGGGTGGCACCGATGCGGCTATTGCCCGCTCTGAAGCCAACCTGGCTGTGGTAGAGCAGTTTGTTGCCGAACATGACTGGATTGATTTCCTGGCTGCTGATAAAGCCATTCGCTCCAACACCAGTGTTTGCCTGAAGCTGGATCTGGATGCGGACAAGGTCAAAGCCCTGGTGAAATTATTGGATAGCGAACAAGTGGCTTACGACATTGGTTCTTACCGCGATGCTCCTGCAGGATTGCGCTTGTGGTGTGGTGCCACGGTTGAAGCCGATGACCTTAAAGCGTTGATGCCCTGGCTTGAGTGGGCCTATCAACAGGTTCAATAA
- a CDS encoding thiol:disulfide interchange protein DsbA/DsbL, whose amino-acid sequence MRKLFSAVVSAFVLTLAMGCQASNEEYKAGEHYFVLPQAVRTSDPQKIEVTEVFWYGCPHCYDFSGKVEPWAKNLPEDVVFVRNPSTLGRRTAEIHTRAYYTAKALNKADEMHKKLFAAYHQKKNRLKNERDISEVFAEAGVPRDQFSSVFNSFGVQSQSMQAQSRVSAYRVTGTPNLIVNGKYRISGQSAGSNEDMLKVAAFLIEKERQARK is encoded by the coding sequence ATGCGTAAGTTGTTTTCAGCCGTTGTATCGGCGTTTGTACTGACTCTGGCAATGGGTTGCCAGGCGAGCAATGAAGAATATAAAGCGGGTGAGCACTACTTTGTGTTGCCCCAGGCGGTGAGAACCAGTGACCCACAGAAAATCGAGGTAACAGAGGTTTTTTGGTACGGCTGCCCCCATTGCTATGATTTTAGCGGCAAGGTAGAGCCCTGGGCCAAGAATCTGCCCGAAGACGTGGTGTTTGTGCGCAACCCTTCTACCTTGGGGCGCAGAACCGCAGAGATTCATACCCGTGCGTACTACACCGCTAAAGCGCTGAACAAAGCGGATGAGATGCACAAAAAGCTGTTTGCTGCCTATCATCAAAAGAAAAATCGCCTCAAGAATGAGCGCGATATCAGTGAAGTATTTGCTGAAGCAGGAGTTCCTCGCGACCAGTTCAGCAGCGTATTCAATTCCTTTGGTGTTCAGAGCCAATCCATGCAGGCCCAGTCCCGGGTCTCCGCATATCGGGTGACTGGCACCCCGAACCTGATCGTCAATGGCAAATACCGGATATCCGGTCAATCCGCTGGCAGCAATGAAGATATGTTGAAAGTGGCGGCATTTTTGATCGAAAAAGAGCGTCAGGCTCGCAAATAG
- a CDS encoding thiol:disulfide interchange protein DsbA/DsbL — MILPRSVKRQLRLPFLLLAFVYSVLTAAVQAEQEAYQKGVHYRVLPEPVATADASKVEVVEVFWYGCTHCYRFSTRIKEWSQALPEEVHFERMPAIWHAKMALHAQAYYAAQELGELAVMHPRLFDAIHVKGQKLDSEYAIYQQFVAAGVDGDVFSRQFNSFRVRGKLVRTEQRSRQYLVTSTPCMVVNGKYLVTVESAGSRAKMLEVVEYLIGLEAVRLR, encoded by the coding sequence GTGATCCTTCCCCGCAGTGTGAAAAGGCAGCTTAGGCTGCCTTTTTTGTTATTGGCGTTTGTGTACAGCGTGTTGACGGCTGCGGTACAGGCTGAGCAAGAGGCCTATCAAAAGGGGGTTCACTATCGGGTATTGCCGGAACCGGTGGCCACTGCAGATGCCAGCAAGGTAGAGGTGGTTGAAGTATTTTGGTACGGCTGTACTCACTGCTACCGCTTTAGCACGCGTATCAAGGAGTGGTCCCAGGCGTTGCCAGAAGAGGTTCATTTTGAGCGTATGCCTGCCATCTGGCACGCTAAAATGGCGCTGCATGCCCAAGCCTACTACGCAGCCCAGGAATTGGGTGAGCTGGCAGTCATGCACCCCAGGTTGTTTGATGCGATACATGTCAAAGGTCAAAAGTTGGACAGTGAGTACGCCATTTACCAACAGTTTGTTGCCGCCGGTGTGGACGGTGATGTCTTTAGCCGTCAATTCAACAGCTTTCGGGTGCGCGGCAAATTGGTTCGGACTGAACAGCGCAGTCGACAGTATCTTGTCACCTCAACCCCCTGTATGGTCGTTAACGGTAAATACCTGGTCACTGTAGAGAGTGCGGGGAGCCGCGCCAAGATGCTTGAGGTGGTGGAATATTTGATTGGCCTTGAGGCTGTTAGGTTACGGTAG
- a CDS encoding cytochrome c4: MKQVRHNTILATAAALLLMSPVAMAEGNASAGKAKAATCGACHGETGNSPTPAFPKIAGLGEKYILKQMNDIKSGARQVPEMAGQLDAMSEQDMADIAAYFASNPMQISGAKEKDWPLEDINSAEFLALGEQVFRAGNAETGVPACTGCHSPSGQGNDPAGYPKIGGQFADYLAKQLKAFRSNARTNDGESRIMRDIAANMSDKEIEAVSNYISGLHIGAGE, translated from the coding sequence ATGAAGCAGGTTCGTCACAACACTATTCTTGCCACTGCTGCGGCACTGCTGCTGATGTCTCCAGTCGCTATGGCGGAAGGCAATGCCAGCGCCGGTAAAGCCAAAGCCGCGACCTGTGGCGCCTGTCACGGTGAAACGGGCAATAGCCCGACCCCAGCATTCCCGAAAATTGCTGGCTTGGGAGAGAAGTACATTCTCAAACAAATGAATGACATTAAATCCGGCGCTCGCCAGGTGCCGGAAATGGCCGGCCAGCTGGATGCTATGAGCGAACAGGATATGGCAGATATCGCTGCGTACTTTGCCAGTAACCCGATGCAAATTTCTGGCGCCAAAGAGAAAGATTGGCCATTGGAAGACATCAACAGCGCTGAATTCCTGGCTTTGGGTGAGCAGGTGTTCCGTGCTGGCAATGCAGAGACCGGTGTACCGGCCTGTACCGGGTGTCACTCCCCGTCTGGCCAAGGTAATGATCCGGCGGGCTACCCCAAGATAGGCGGCCAGTTTGCGGATTACTTGGCGAAGCAACTTAAAGCGTTCCGCAGCAATGCTCGCACTAACGATGGTGAAAGCCGGATTATGCGTGATATCGCAGCGAACATGAGCGATAAAGAAATTGAGGCCGTGTCCAACTATATTTCCGGCTTGCATATAGGGGCGGGTGAGTGA
- a CDS encoding YihA family ribosome biogenesis GTP-binding protein, with protein sequence MTLQFKEAAFTQSAPTLAQCPPDKGSEVAFAGRSNAGKSSALNTLTDNHKLARTSKTPGRTQLINFFQLSDHQRLVDLPGYGFAKVPKAMKERWDRNLAEYLQERQSLRGLVLLMDIRHPLQPYDLQMVKWAADANMATHILLTKADKLKRGPGQNTLQKVRKELKQLGLDSNISVQTFSAPKREGLKELEKVLRGWLTD encoded by the coding sequence ATGACACTGCAATTCAAAGAGGCAGCCTTCACCCAAAGCGCCCCTACACTGGCTCAATGCCCCCCCGATAAGGGTAGTGAAGTCGCCTTTGCCGGCCGCTCCAACGCAGGCAAATCCAGCGCACTAAACACATTAACAGATAACCACAAACTGGCCCGTACCAGCAAAACCCCGGGGCGTACCCAGTTAATCAACTTTTTCCAGCTCAGCGACCATCAGCGACTGGTAGACCTGCCCGGTTACGGCTTCGCCAAAGTGCCCAAAGCTATGAAGGAACGCTGGGATCGCAACCTGGCGGAATACTTACAGGAGCGCCAGTCCCTGCGTGGACTGGTGTTGCTGATGGACATTCGCCACCCCTTGCAACCCTACGACCTGCAAATGGTGAAGTGGGCCGCCGACGCCAATATGGCCACCCACATCCTGCTCACCAAGGCCGATAAGCTCAAGCGGGGGCCAGGGCAAAATACCCTGCAAAAAGTTCGCAAGGAATTAAAACAGCTGGGGCTGGACAGTAATATCAGTGTGCAGACTTTCTCGGCGCCGAAAAGAGAAGGCCTGAAGGAATTGGAGAAAGTGTTGCGGGGGTGGTTAACGGATTAG
- a CDS encoding TRAP transporter substrate-binding protein, whose protein sequence is MQLTKMLPAFALAILLTGCGGSDNGSEGAANTAPQKVYKWKMVTTWPKNFPGLGTAPERFAEMVDDMSNGRLKIKVYGAGQLVPALEVFDAVSSGTAEMGHGAAYYWKGKIPATVLFAAYPFGLNAQELNGWLHYGGGLELWRELYEPFNLVPYAGGNTGVQMGGWYNREINSLADLKGLKIRMPGLGGEVIKRAGAEAVNIPGGELFTSMQTGVIDATEWVGPANDLAFSFHQVAEYYYYPGWQEPGPALEIIINKEKLETLPADLQAIVEVAARAASTDMLDSYTATNAGALDKLINEHGVEVRPFPDDVLRELYRISKDVLQEQAAADPAFAKVYKSINDYRTQVRKYHKLTEQEYYRVRDLDK, encoded by the coding sequence ATGCAACTCACCAAAATGCTTCCCGCGTTTGCCCTGGCAATTTTACTGACGGGCTGTGGCGGCAGTGATAACGGCTCTGAGGGTGCCGCCAACACGGCACCTCAGAAAGTGTACAAATGGAAAATGGTCACCACCTGGCCAAAGAATTTCCCCGGCCTGGGCACAGCACCGGAGAGGTTTGCCGAGATGGTGGACGACATGTCCAATGGCCGCCTGAAAATCAAAGTCTACGGTGCCGGCCAGCTGGTGCCTGCGCTGGAAGTGTTTGATGCGGTGTCCAGCGGCACCGCCGAAATGGGCCACGGTGCCGCCTATTACTGGAAGGGCAAAATCCCTGCGACGGTATTGTTTGCAGCCTACCCATTTGGCCTCAACGCTCAGGAATTGAACGGCTGGCTGCACTACGGCGGTGGCCTGGAGCTGTGGCGGGAGTTGTACGAGCCCTTTAATTTGGTGCCCTACGCGGGCGGTAATACCGGTGTTCAAATGGGTGGCTGGTACAACCGGGAAATTAATAGTCTGGCAGACCTCAAGGGTTTGAAAATTCGTATGCCCGGTTTGGGTGGCGAAGTGATCAAACGCGCCGGTGCCGAGGCGGTCAATATCCCCGGTGGCGAATTGTTTACCTCCATGCAGACCGGCGTTATCGATGCCACCGAATGGGTTGGCCCCGCCAATGATCTGGCTTTTAGCTTTCATCAGGTGGCCGAATACTATTATTACCCTGGCTGGCAGGAACCTGGTCCGGCGCTGGAAATTATCATCAACAAAGAAAAGCTGGAAACCTTGCCGGCGGATTTACAAGCCATTGTGGAAGTGGCCGCCCGCGCCGCCAGTACCGATATGCTGGACAGCTATACCGCCACTAATGCTGGTGCGTTGGATAAGCTGATCAACGAACACGGTGTGGAAGTGCGCCCATTTCCGGACGATGTATTGCGAGAGTTGTATCGCATCAGCAAAGACGTGTTGCAGGAACAAGCCGCCGCTGACCCAGCATTTGCCAAGGTTTACAAATCCATTAACGACTACCGCACTCAAGTCCGTAAATATCACAAGCTGACTGAGCAGGAATACTATCGGGTTAGGGATTTGGATAAGTAA
- a CDS encoding DUF302 domain-containing protein, with product MTRILSVKSQNSHSETAERFQNILDQKGLKTFARVNHSAGAASVGESLNPTELFIFGNPALGTPLMKADQMAALDLPQKVLIHQNDTGEVLLSYDDPAQLLEKHQLAQASEVVKKIQGALAGLTAAAAALP from the coding sequence ATGACCCGTATTCTCAGTGTAAAAAGCCAAAATTCCCACAGTGAAACCGCCGAGCGCTTTCAGAATATCCTCGACCAAAAGGGCTTAAAAACCTTTGCCCGGGTCAATCACAGCGCCGGGGCCGCATCGGTTGGCGAAAGCTTGAATCCCACAGAGCTGTTTATTTTCGGCAACCCCGCCCTTGGCACACCCTTGATGAAAGCGGATCAGATGGCGGCTCTGGACTTACCCCAAAAGGTATTGATTCACCAGAACGATACTGGTGAGGTGCTGCTGTCCTACGATGATCCGGCGCAGCTGTTGGAAAAGCACCAACTGGCGCAAGCTTCTGAAGTGGTGAAGAAAATACAAGGCGCCTTGGCGGGTCTGACAGCGGCCGCCGCTGCCTTGCCTTGA
- the uvrD gene encoding DNA helicase II — protein sequence MDVTSILDDLNTAQRDAVSSSDKNLLVLAGAGSGKTRVLVHRIAWLIQVEHVSPYEILAVTFTNKAAREMRERIDALLPMPPRGMWVGTFHGLAHRLLKTHWREANLPENFQILDSDDQQRVVKRVSAALGLDDSRWPARQSQWFINSQKDEGLRPHHIQQTGDPHTTTLVKIYTAYEEACQRGGMVDFGELLLRAHELWLNHPELLQHYQNRFRHMLVDEFQDTNAIQYAWLRLLAGAGKDQCASVTAVGDDDQSIYGWRGARVENIRNFNRDFDGAVTVKLEQNYRSTGNILNAANAVIARNSERLGKNLWTDGADGELISLYAGFNEHDEARFIGDRIQGWVKDGNSHSDAAILYRSNAQSRVLEEALLRAGIPYRIYGGQKFYERLEIRNALAYLRLLLNRHDDAAFERVVNVPPRAIGDKTVQALRDAARASGQSLWRTAQKAVAERQLTARAGNAVAGFLTLIDQLDVDSEELPLHEVADHILAQSGLVEYHGKEKGERGQARVDNLKELISACKGFRPQDPEGSALGQFLDEAALDAGERQADDGQSAVQMMTLHSAKGLEFPLVFLAGMEENLFPHRMSIEEPGRLDEERRLAYVGITRAMEKLYLTFAESRQLYGSESFNSVSRFVRDIPSEYLEEVRLSSQVRRPTSYAKSAGTSRFSDSGADTGLSLGQRVQHKIFGEGTVLNFEGSGSHARVQVNFETEGNKWLVLAYANLEGL from the coding sequence ATGGATGTTACCTCAATACTCGACGATCTCAATACGGCCCAGCGGGACGCGGTTTCCAGCAGTGATAAAAACCTGTTGGTATTGGCGGGCGCGGGCTCTGGAAAAACCCGGGTGCTGGTGCACCGCATCGCCTGGCTAATTCAGGTGGAGCATGTCTCTCCCTACGAAATTCTGGCGGTGACCTTTACCAACAAAGCGGCACGGGAGATGCGCGAGCGCATCGATGCCCTGTTGCCCATGCCCCCCCGCGGTATGTGGGTGGGCACCTTTCACGGCTTGGCTCACCGTTTGTTAAAAACCCATTGGCGCGAAGCCAACCTGCCGGAGAATTTTCAGATTCTTGACTCCGACGACCAGCAGCGGGTAGTCAAGCGGGTAAGTGCGGCACTGGGGTTGGACGACAGCCGCTGGCCGGCTCGCCAAAGCCAGTGGTTTATCAACAGCCAAAAAGACGAGGGTTTGCGCCCCCATCATATTCAGCAAACTGGCGACCCCCACACCACCACTCTGGTAAAAATTTACACCGCCTACGAAGAGGCCTGCCAGCGCGGTGGCATGGTGGATTTTGGTGAGCTGCTGCTGCGTGCCCACGAGCTGTGGCTTAACCATCCGGAACTGCTGCAGCACTATCAGAACCGCTTCCGTCATATGCTGGTGGATGAATTTCAGGACACCAACGCCATTCAATACGCCTGGCTGCGGCTGTTGGCTGGCGCCGGTAAAGACCAGTGTGCCAGCGTCACGGCGGTGGGTGACGACGACCAATCCATTTACGGTTGGCGCGGTGCGCGGGTAGAAAATATCCGCAACTTCAATCGAGATTTTGATGGCGCGGTCACCGTTAAACTGGAGCAAAACTATCGCTCTACCGGCAATATCCTCAACGCTGCCAATGCAGTGATTGCACGCAACAGCGAGCGATTGGGTAAAAACCTGTGGACCGACGGCGCCGATGGCGAGTTAATCTCGCTGTACGCGGGTTTTAACGAACACGACGAGGCGCGCTTTATTGGCGATCGCATTCAGGGTTGGGTAAAAGACGGCAACAGCCACAGCGATGCGGCGATTCTGTACCGCTCCAACGCCCAGTCACGGGTGCTGGAAGAAGCGCTGTTGCGAGCGGGTATTCCCTACCGTATTTACGGCGGCCAGAAGTTCTACGAGCGCCTGGAAATTCGCAACGCACTGGCCTATTTGCGCTTGTTGCTTAACCGCCACGACGATGCGGCTTTTGAGCGGGTGGTGAATGTGCCCCCCAGAGCCATTGGCGACAAAACTGTACAGGCGTTGCGAGATGCTGCCCGCGCCAGCGGTCAGTCGTTGTGGCGCACCGCGCAAAAGGCGGTGGCAGAGCGCCAACTCACCGCCCGTGCGGGCAATGCAGTGGCGGGCTTTTTGACGCTGATCGATCAGCTGGATGTTGACAGCGAAGAATTGCCCCTGCACGAAGTGGCGGACCATATCCTCGCTCAAAGTGGCTTGGTGGAATACCACGGCAAAGAGAAAGGCGAGCGCGGCCAAGCTCGGGTGGATAACCTCAAAGAATTGATCAGCGCTTGCAAGGGCTTCCGCCCGCAAGACCCTGAAGGTTCGGCTTTGGGGCAGTTCCTCGATGAAGCCGCCTTGGATGCCGGTGAGCGCCAGGCCGATGATGGCCAGTCGGCGGTGCAGATGATGACTCTGCACTCTGCCAAAGGGCTGGAGTTTCCCTTGGTATTTTTGGCGGGCATGGAAGAAAACCTGTTCCCTCACCGCATGAGTATCGAAGAGCCGGGGCGGTTGGATGAAGAGCGTCGTCTGGCTTATGTGGGCATTACCCGCGCTATGGAAAAGCTGTATCTGACCTTTGCCGAGAGCCGCCAACTGTACGGCAGCGAGAGTTTTAACTCCGTATCCCGCTTTGTGCGCGATATTCCCAGCGAGTATCTGGAAGAGGTGCGTCTCAGCAGCCAGGTGCGCCGCCCCACCAGTTACGCCAAATCGGCAGGTACCTCGCGCTTTTCCGACAGTGGCGCCGATACCGGCCTCAGTTTGGGGCAGCGGGTGCAGCACAAAATTTTTGGCGAAGGCACTGTGCTGAATTTTGAAGGCAGCGGCAGCCACGCTCGTGTGCAGGTGAATTTTGAGACGGAAGGCAATAAGTGGTTGGTATTGGCCTACGCTAATTTGGAAGGCCTCTAG
- a CDS encoding nuclear transport factor 2 family protein: protein MKQLIILFTVFLTCNITTADDSSSPLRENAHRYVESLSVDFELQRSFYTEETVFEDITSESFGPRWQFTGPDAIMDFWQRSYRDYGVLEVKPEIHDVIVQPPFAIVTYSAHVTACGIAIGHPNKVFTNPIKLVTALRFKDNKVVRHTDYGAYDKANRRLEQMNNKLANQPADSRCDKYTDSK from the coding sequence GTGAAGCAACTGATTATTCTTTTTACTGTTTTCCTGACCTGCAATATCACCACGGCTGACGACAGTTCATCGCCACTGCGAGAAAACGCCCACCGCTATGTGGAAAGCCTGAGCGTGGATTTCGAGCTGCAGCGCAGCTTCTACACGGAAGAAACGGTGTTTGAGGATATTACCTCCGAGTCCTTTGGCCCTCGCTGGCAGTTTACCGGCCCTGATGCAATTATGGATTTTTGGCAACGCTCCTATCGGGACTACGGTGTGCTTGAGGTCAAGCCGGAAATCCACGACGTTATCGTGCAACCGCCCTTTGCCATTGTCACTTACAGCGCCCACGTTACCGCTTGTGGCATTGCCATCGGCCACCCGAACAAAGTGTTTACCAACCCCATTAAGCTGGTGACCGCACTCAGGTTTAAAGACAATAAAGTGGTGCGTCACACAGACTATGGGGCCTACGACAAAGCCAATCGTCGACTGGAGCAAATGAACAACAAGCTGGCCAACCAACCCGCTGACTCCCGCTGCGACAAATACACAGATTCCAAATAG
- a CDS encoding SIS domain-containing protein produces the protein MKPATLTHTISNALDTMRRSERKVAAYVLGHPAEVIGLRIVDLALRAQVSEPTVVRFCRAVGCKGFQEFKLALAQQLAASPSYGQIAVTEGDSVHQYTHKVFDSTVDTLLQVRDSVDPEQLDHATQVLTQAKRVEFYGFGASASVAADAQHRFFRLQIPSATYSDPHLQNMSATSLEPGSVVVAISQSGRTRALLNSMELSRNRGVEVIGLAPSGTPVLQAASIQLPIDVEEDIQLYTPLSSRIAHLVVIDVLAIGVARQKGQQLQSHLQDLQEGLKVLRVPDA, from the coding sequence GTGAAACCCGCCACCCTCACTCACACCATTAGCAACGCCCTGGATACCATGCGCCGCTCCGAGCGCAAGGTGGCAGCGTACGTTCTCGGCCACCCAGCGGAAGTGATTGGCCTGCGTATTGTGGACTTGGCTTTGCGGGCTCAGGTGAGCGAGCCCACCGTGGTGCGTTTCTGTCGGGCGGTGGGATGCAAAGGCTTTCAGGAATTTAAGCTGGCTCTGGCGCAACAACTGGCGGCCAGCCCCAGCTATGGGCAGATCGCGGTGACCGAAGGGGATTCGGTGCACCAATACACGCACAAGGTATTCGACTCCACGGTGGATACCCTGCTGCAAGTGCGCGACAGCGTCGACCCGGAACAGCTTGACCACGCCACTCAGGTACTGACCCAAGCCAAACGGGTGGAGTTTTACGGCTTTGGCGCATCCGCCTCTGTTGCTGCTGACGCCCAGCACCGTTTTTTCCGTTTACAAATTCCCTCGGCCACCTACTCCGATCCGCACTTGCAAAATATGTCGGCCACCTCCCTGGAGCCAGGCAGTGTAGTAGTGGCGATCTCCCAATCCGGCCGCACTCGCGCCCTGCTCAATTCCATGGAGCTGTCGCGCAATCGCGGCGTGGAAGTGATTGGCCTGGCACCCAGTGGCACACCGGTACTGCAAGCCGCCTCTATCCAGTTGCCTATTGATGTGGAAGAAGATATTCAGCTGTACACACCACTGTCATCCCGTATCGCACATCTGGTGGTAATCGACGTACTGGCCATCGGCGTTGCTCGTCAGAAAGGTCAGCAATTGCAAAGCCATTTGCAAGATTTGCAGGAAGGTTTGAAAGTTTTGCGGGTTCCCGACGCCTGA